One genomic segment of Nilaparvata lugens isolate BPH chromosome Y, ASM1435652v1, whole genome shotgun sequence includes these proteins:
- the LOC120355209 gene encoding sister chromatid cohesion protein PDS5 homolog B-like, giving the protein MIQQLPNIMPDMMIVFAMPVLTHCPVFTDHTDKDQLAQMQTCLTHILEPLIAQKDTFCFGYYKELIEQMKNHYLPTANDDNNINVRLWTLCDLAMTVLVSKTINFEMRNFPTEPRIPAMYFKRMDDSIDSKKNYLPPDMQVPKKLSPSTVLEDQQAQTANTRQKRRLKGQTNNQTAFPEIDVEPAAASETRIQLPGMEEDSDEDREPSSKRSRNSTKDNN; this is encoded by the exons ATGATTCAACAATTGCCGAACATCATGCCAGATATGATGATTGTGTTTGCTATGCCGGTGTTGACTCACTGCCCAGTGTTCACTGACCACACAGACAAAGACCAATTGGCCCAAATGCAGACTTGTCTAACTCACATTTTAGAGCCTCTGATTGCGCAGAAAGATACCTTCTGCTTTGGTTACTACAAGGAGCTCATTGAACAAATGAAGAATCATTACTTGCCCACAGCTAATGATGACAATAACATCAATGTG AGATTGTGGACCCTTTGCGATCTGGCCATGACGGTTCTtgtatcaaaaacaataaatttcgaAATGCGTAACTTCCCCACCGAACCAAGAATACCGGCCATGTATTTCAAGAGAATGGATGACTCCATCGACAGCAAAAAGAACTATCTGCCGCCTGATATGCAGGTTCCG AAGAAACTTTCACCAAGCACAGTGTTGGAAGATCAGCAAGCTCAAACAGCCAACACTCGTCAGAAGCGACGACTGAAAGGCCAGACTAACAACCAGACTGCATTTCCCGAAATCGATGTTGAG cCGGCTGCTGCTTCTGAGACAAGAATCCAATTACCAGGAATGGAAGAAGAT TCCGATGAAGATCGTGAACCTAGTTCGAAAAGATCAAGGAATTCTACAAAGGATAATAATTGA